One genomic segment of Vagococcus intermedius includes these proteins:
- the argF gene encoding ornithine carbamoyltransferase, producing MTSVFQDRSILSEQELTAEELIYLIDFSIHLKKLKQKGIPHHYLEGKNIALLFEKNSTRTRAAFTTAAIDLGAHPEFLGKNDIQLGKKESVEDTAKVLGSMFDGIEFRGFSQKVVEGLATHSGVPVWNGLTDDWHPTQMIADFMTIKEQFGYLKGLKLVYVGDGRNNVANSLLVTSAILGVNVTICSPESLLPKQDIVTIAQEKAKLSGSEICLTSDVSEGVEKANILYTDVWVSMGEEDKFEERVALLAPYQINCEMINKTKQAKGNLIILHCLPAFHDSETEYGKMVLEQFGIQEMEITDEAFRSDYGRQFDEAENRMHSIKAIMAATLGHLFIPKV from the coding sequence ATGACAAGTGTTTTTCAAGATCGGAGTATTTTATCAGAACAGGAATTAACAGCTGAAGAACTAATCTATTTGATTGATTTTTCAATCCATTTAAAAAAATTGAAACAAAAAGGGATTCCTCATCATTATTTAGAAGGCAAAAATATAGCCCTATTATTTGAAAAAAACTCGACTCGTACAAGAGCAGCTTTTACAACAGCTGCGATTGATTTAGGTGCTCACCCAGAATTTTTAGGAAAAAATGATATTCAATTAGGAAAAAAAGAATCGGTTGAAGATACTGCCAAAGTGTTAGGAAGTATGTTTGACGGAATTGAATTTAGAGGGTTTAGTCAAAAAGTAGTAGAGGGGTTAGCGACACATTCAGGTGTACCTGTTTGGAATGGTCTCACAGATGATTGGCATCCAACTCAAATGATAGCTGATTTTATGACTATCAAAGAGCAGTTTGGTTATTTAAAAGGATTGAAATTAGTTTATGTCGGTGATGGACGTAATAATGTGGCAAATAGTTTATTGGTAACCTCAGCGATTTTAGGAGTCAATGTGACCATTTGTTCTCCTGAGTCATTGTTGCCCAAACAGGATATTGTTACAATTGCTCAAGAAAAAGCTAAATTATCAGGTAGCGAGATTTGTTTGACAAGTGATGTTTCAGAAGGAGTCGAAAAAGCAAATATCTTGTATACCGATGTTTGGGTATCGATGGGGGAAGAAGATAAATTTGAAGAACGAGTAGCTTTATTAGCACCTTATCAAATCAACTGTGAGATGATAAATAAAACAAAACAAGCTAAGGGTAATTTGATTATTTTACATTGTTTGCCTGCCTTTCATGATAGTGAGACCGAATATGGCAAGATGGTCCTTGAACAATTTGGTATACAGGAGATGGAGATTACAGATGAAGCTTTCAGAAGCGATTACGGTAGGCAATTTGATGAAGCTGAAAATAGAATGCACTCAATCAAAGCAATCATGGCGGCTACGCTAGGCCACTTATTTATTCCAAAAGTTTAG